The sequence TGGCCTACACCGCCCGCGAGCTCTTCGCATAAAGCGCCATGTTCCTGGTTTCCATCGAAGCGTTGCAAAACAACGCGCGCATCCTGCGGGAAACGGCCGATGCGGCGGGCTGCAGGGTCGTGCTGGCACAGAAAGGTTTCTCCTGCTGGAAGGCCTATCCCTACATCAGCGGGGATCTCGACGGTTGCTGCGCCTCCGGCCTCTGGGAGGCGACGCTGGCCCGCGACCATTTCGGGAAACACATTGTCACCTATTCGCCCGCCTACGACGAGGCGGACATCGCTGGACTGCTGGAATTCACCCATCATCTCGATTTCAACTCGCTCTCCCAGTGGTTCCGCTTCCGCGAAACGATTTTCGCCCACCCCCGCTTCATCGCCGGGGAAGTGCAGTGCGGCCTGCGGATCAACCCGGAGCACTCCACCGGCCAGACGCCGATCTACGACCCCTGCGTGCCCGGCTCCCGCCTAGGGATCACGGCAGATCAGCTCGAGGGCGCAGACCTAACAGGTATTTCCGGCCTGCATTTCCATACCCTCTGCGAGCAGGACTCCCCGGATCTCGAAAGCACACTCAAGGCCGTCGATGAAAAATTCGGCCACCTCCTGGGCAGCCCGCAGCTCACCTACCTGAACATGGGCGGCGGCCATTGGATTACGAAACCATTCTACGACCGCGATCTCCTCATCCGTCTCGTGAAGGAAACGCAGCAGAAATACGACGTCGAGGTCTGGCTCGAGCCCGGTGAGGCCGCCGCAATCCATTCCGGCGTGCTGCGGGCCACCGTGATGGATGTCTTCGAATCCGCCGGCCACAGGCTCGCAATCCTCGATGTCTCCGCCACAGCC comes from Akkermansiaceae bacterium and encodes:
- the nspC gene encoding carboxynorspermidine decarboxylase, producing the protein MFLVSIEALQNNARILRETADAAGCRVVLAQKGFSCWKAYPYISGDLDGCCASGLWEATLARDHFGKHIVTYSPAYDEADIAGLLEFTHHLDFNSLSQWFRFRETIFAHPRFIAGEVQCGLRINPEHSTGQTPIYDPCVPGSRLGITADQLEGADLTGISGLHFHTLCEQDSPDLESTLKAVDEKFGHLLGSPQLTYLNMGGGHWITKPFYDRDLLIRLVKETQQKYDVEVWLEPGEAAAIHSGVLRATVMDVFESAGHRLAILDVSATAHMPDVIEMPYRPDVFLVDPAVAEPCPPPAVLLDGENYHLAGNPDEPHFTDTPHHVFRLGGPTCLAGDVIGDYSFPRALVAGDILVFDDMAHYTMVKTTTFNGVKHPPIALLHPDGRIETIREFTYADFRDRLS